The following proteins are encoded in a genomic region of Oryctolagus cuniculus chromosome 13, mOryCun1.1, whole genome shotgun sequence:
- the LOC100358631 gene encoding rab proteins geranylgeranyltransferase component A 2, whose translation MAHSLPTEFDVVVIGTGLPESILAAACARSGQRVLHLDSRSYYGGNWASFSFSGLLSWLNEYQQNSDIGEESIATWQDSIHETEEAIPLCKKDKSIQHTEVFCYASQDMEDSVEDIGAVPKNPSSAASSTLTEPLNSAAFPKERHSSDFAHYEMSAKHTQKNETEISLEVTDIEESLEKEKYCGDKTSAHTVSDGDEDENNPKEDNTDQQKRNRTTYSQIIKEERRFNIDLVSKLLYSQGSLIDLLIKSNVSRYAEFKNVTRILAYREGKVEQVPCSRADVFNSKELTMVEKRMLMKFLTFCLDYEQHPDEYQDFKQCSFSEYLKAKKLTPNLQHFVLHSIAMTSETSCTTLDGLKATKIFLQCLGRFGNTPFLFPVYGQGEIPQCFCRMCAVFGGIYCLRHKVQCLVVDKESGRCKAIIDHFGQRINAKYFIMEDSYLSEETCSNVQYKQISRAVLITDQSLLKTNSDQQISILIVPPVEAQTCSVRVTELCSSTMTCMKDTYLVHLTCPSSKTAREDLEPVTQKLFTPYAETEMQKEGPTKPRLLWALYFNMRDSSVVSRGSYDGLPSNVYVCSGPDCGLGNEHAVKQAETLFQEIFPGEEFCPPPPNPEDIIYDGDDRLLEASGTSDTTMAKQESSEDSKNLESPEKQLQN comes from the coding sequence ATGGCGCACAGTCTCCCCACAGAGTTTGATGTGGTTGTAATAGGGACAGGTTTGCCAGAGTCTATCCTTGCAGCTGCATGTGCAAGAAGTGGTCAGAGGGTTCTGCATCTTGATTCAAGAAGTTATTATGGAGGAAACTGGGCTAGTTTCAGCTTTTCTGGATTACTATCCTGGCTGAATGAGTATCAACAAAACAGTGACATTGGGGAAGAAAGTATTGCTACATGGCAAGACTCAATCCATGAAACAGAAGAAGCCATCCCTCTTTGCAAGAAGGATAAAAGCATCCAACATACAGAAGTTTTTTGTTACGCCAGTCAAGATATGGAGGACAGTGTTGAAGACATTGGTGCTGTGCCAAAAAATCCTTCCTCAGCGGCATCTAGTACCCTCACAGAACCTCTGAATTCTGCAGCCTTCCCCAAAGAAAGGCACTCATCAGACTTTGCTCACTATGAAATGTCTGCAAAACACactcaaaaaaatgaaacagagattTCACTTGAAGTAACTGATATAGAAGAATCACTGGAGAAAGAAAAGTATTGTGGAGACAAAACTTCTGCACACACTGTTTCAGATGGAGATGAAGATGAAAACAACCCTAAAGAAGACAATACTGACcaacaaaagagaaataggaCTACttattctcaaataattaaagaagAGAGGAGATTTAATATTGATTTGGTGTCAAAGCTGCTATATTCTCAAGGATCCTTAATTGATCTTTTAATCAAATCCAATGTTAGTCGTTATGCTGAATTTAAAAATGTCACCAGGATTCTTGCATATCGGGAAGGGAAGGTGGAACAGGTTCCTTGTTCTAGAGCAGATGTCTTTAATAGCAAAGAACTCACCATGGTTGAAAAGAGGATGTTAATGAAATTTCTTACCTTCTGTCTAGACTATGAGCAGCATCCTGATGAATACCAAGATTTCAAACAATGTTCATTTTCAGAGTACTTGAAAGCTAAAAAACTAACCCCCAACCTCCAACATTTTGTGCTACATTCAATTGCAATGACATCAGAAACCTCATGTACTACATTAGATGGTCTTAAAGCAACAAAAATTTTTCTTCAGTGTCTTGGACGGTTCGGCAACACTCCCTTTTTATTTCCTGTGTATGGTCAAGGTGAAATCCCCCAGTGTTTCTGCAGAATGTGTGCAGTTTTTGGTGGAATCTACTGTCTTCGTCATAAAGTACAGTGTCTTGTAGTTGACAAAGAATCTGGAAGATGTAAAGCCATTATAGATCACTTTGGTCAAAGAATAAATGCTAAGTATTTTATCATGGAGGATAGTTACCTTTCTGAGGAAACATGCTCAAATGTGCAGTATAAGCAAATCTCAAGGGCAGTGCTCATCACAGATCAGTCTCTACTAAAGACAAATTCAGATCAGCAGATTTCCATTTTGATAGTGCCTCCAGTGGAAGCACAGACTTGTTCTGTCCGGGTCACAGAATTATGTTCTTCAACTATGACATGCATGAAAGACACATATCTGGTACATCTAACGTGTCCATCTTCAAAAACGGCACGAGAAGACCTAGAACCAGTGACGCAGAAATTATTCACTCCTTATGCTGAAACAGAAATGCAAAAGGAAGGGCCTACAAAACCAAGACTCTTGTGGGCTCTTTATTTTAACATGAGAGATTCCTCAGTAGTCAGCAGAGGCTCCTATGATGGCTTACCTTCCAATGTTTATGTCTGCTCTGGGcctgactgtggcctgggaaatgagCATGCAGTCAAGCAAGCCGAAACACTTTTTCAGGAGATCTTTCCAGGTGAAGAATTCTGCCCTCCACCTCCAAATCCAGAAGACATTATCTATGATGGTGATGACAGGCTACTGGAGGCTTCTGGAACCAGTGATACAACAATGGCCAAACAAGAATCCTCTGAGGACAGCAAAAACTTAGAAAGTCCAGAGAAGCAGCttcaaaattag
- the OPN3 gene encoding opsin-3 isoform X2, with the protein MYSGNRSGEQGYWEGGGAAGAEGPGPAGTLSPAPLFSPSTYERLALLLGSIGLLGVGSNLLVLVLYYKFQRLRTPTHLFLVNISLSDLLVSVFGVTFTFVSCLRNGWVWDTVGCVWDGFSSSLFEKSSSHKCICDAF; encoded by the exons ATGTACTCGGGGAACCGCAGCGGCGAACAGGGCTACTGGGAGGGCGGCGGGGCCGCGGGCGCtgaggggccggggccggcggGTACGCTGAGCCCCGCGCCACTCTTCAGTCCGAGCACCTACGAGCGCTTGGCGCTGCTGCTCGGCTCCATCGGGCTGCTGGGCGTCGGCAGCAACCTGCTGGTGCTGGTCCTCTACTACAAGTTCCAGCGGCTGCGCACTCCCACGCATCTCTTCCTGGTCAACATCAGCCTCAGCGACCTGCTGGTGTCCGTCTTCGGAGTCACCTTTACCTTCGTGTCCTGCCTGAGGAATGGCTGGGTGTGGGACACCGTGGGCTGCGTGTGGGACGGGTTTAGCAGCAGCCTCTTCG aGAAGAGTTCCAGTCACAAATGCATATGTGATGCATTTTGA